A window from Littorina saxatilis isolate snail1 linkage group LG9, US_GU_Lsax_2.0, whole genome shotgun sequence encodes these proteins:
- the LOC138976529 gene encoding uncharacterized protein, producing MRPMNSCHCSCSGCCHQTGNWVRNNCRVGVGLSLSPGVDFSCALKGRKRDVNNNKAASLNATCNDMKPNPLASDGGFSYQLVRRVFKDADGSGNRDDADGVLDLAEYAQFSETLEVFFYCLAKNE from the exons ATGCGACCTATGAATTCTtgtcattgttcttgttctggTTGCTGTCACCAGACCGGGAACTGGGTTCGCAACAACTGCCGTGTTGGTGTGGGCTTGAGTTTGTCGCCAGGCGTGGACTTTTCTTGTGCCTTGAAGGGCCGCAAGCGGGATGTGAACAACAACAAGGCGGCGTCACTCAACGCGACCTGTAACGACATGAAACCAAACCCTCTGGCTTCTGATGGGGGATTCTCCTACCAACTTGTCAGACGCGTCTTTAAGGATGCGGATGGCAGTGGAAACCGAG ACGATGCTGACGGAGTTCTGGATTTAGCGGAGTATGCCCAGTTCTCTGAAACACTCG AGGTTTTCTTCTATTGTCTGGCGAAAAACGAGTGA